The Setaria italica strain Yugu1 chromosome VIII, Setaria_italica_v2.0, whole genome shotgun sequence genome includes the window TTCTCATGCTACTAATGATTGTAATGTGTTCCATCGACTGGTTCAATCGGCTATAAATGAAAGCCAATTGACATTCCATGAAATGCAAGTGGATAAGGAACTGTTCCCTTTCAACACAATGGATATTCAGCAGCCCAAGGTACTGGTTCGGCCGCATCAAACCGAAGCTACTAAGGCTAAAAATGTGATGATCGGGGAGGAGAAACCCGATTTGAGAGGCAAAGAGTTGACGAGGGAGGTGGTGTATGAAAAGACTCCAAGTGGCAGAGAGTCATTCAAGATCATTGTAAAAGCCTCTCGACACGGGGGGCAAGCATCGCCCATGACATTTGGTAAGAAGCCGCTTGAGCCTGCTAATcaggccaaaccggtcagatCGGTGCAGGAGACCGGTCAGACCTAGGACCGTCCCCGAATGCTGAAACCAAAGCGTCCCGAAATTGGGACTTGGAAGCTTAACATGGCAAAAGATCAAGGGAGTAGCTCTAGGGAAAAGGTCACCTTTGATATGCTGTTGGACAAGTATACCAAAGAAAAGGCCGTTACGAGCGATCGGTCGGTAAAAAAGATAATGAGGTCACCTACTCACCAAGGGAGACAAGGTGCACCACCAAGAGCGATTATTAGACAAAGAGGTGACTAGGAGAAATCAAGGCTGTACCCCTCCACATCTTGGGCTCCTCCGGCATCAAATCTTCCACGCCCGGTGTGGGATGACAACGGGGTGATGTGGGTGCATTATCAATTCGTGCAGCAGCTGTCTTTCCATGCTAGATGGGGAGGTTCCAAAAAGTTAGCTTTGGACAGAATCTCACACCCCGTGCAAGGCCGATGGGCACCTTGCTCATCCAGTTAGGGTCCACAGACCTGACCGGTATACTCTGACTAGTCAGACCGGTTTGTCCAGGCACACCGGATTCCTCCGCCGAAACAAGTGTATCACCCTAAACAAAGGAAGGAGGACATTCAAGAGATGAAAGTAGACTCAGAGAAAGGCCAAGGGAAAGCTATTATTCAAATTGGGTCTATGAACGTTCCCATCAAGGCTAATGCAAAAGGACCGATTGGCACAAGCAATCTGGTCGTGACATCTGCACAGAGGGCTCCTGCTGCTAATGATCATGAGGCTAGCAGCAGCGGGTCAAGTTCCAAATATTTCTTGCCAAGGTGGTGTCCTCCTGGGTTGACTTGCACATagaggaggaagttgcagaggCTGAGACTGCAAGAGAAAAGGGAACAGGAGCTAGAAAAGTAGAGGTATGAGGTGTTCAACACATACAGACCCGCAGCACCTCAGAAGAAGAAGTGGAGAGTAAAGGCCGACACCCCAGCTCCACCAGTCAGACTGATTGAGGAACTGGTCAGACCAGTCGAGGCGTCTGTGCCAGCACCCGAGCCAATCAGACTGGTCAGGGAACCGATCAGACCGATCGAGCCAGGGACACATTGATTTAAGAGATCTTAATAGAGATTCACCGAAAGATGAATATACTATGCCTATAGCCGATGTACTTATTAATGCTGCATCTGGACATAAGATGATTAGCTTTCTTGACGGCaatgctggatacaatcaaatattcaTGGTCGAAGAGGatatatccaaaacggcctttgTGTGTCCAGGATTTGTCGGTTTGTTTGAGTGGATCGTTATGACatttggtttgaagaatgctggtactacttatcaaagggctatgAACTTGATTTTTCGTAATTTGCTTGGAGTAGTGCTGGAAGTATATATTGACGACATTGTTGTGAAATCGGCCAGGCCCGAGTCTCATTTGGCTGATTTGGGGCTTGCATTTGAAAAGATGCGTCGGTATGGtttaaagatgaatccactcaaatgCACCTTTGGTGTATTGGCTGGGAAGTTCTTGGGCTTTGTAGTGCATGAGAAAGGTGTTGAGATTGATCCTAAAAAGATCGAGTCTATTAGAAAACTACAAGCTCCTACTTGCAAAAGAGAGTTGCAAAAGTTCTTGGGCAAGATGAATTACTTgataaggtttatttgcaacaTGTCTGGGAAGGTGAATGCGTTTACTCGTTTACTTCGGTTGAAGAATGAAGCTGATTTTACTTGGGGGGCAAAGCAGCAAGAAGCAtttgaagaaatcaagaatTATTCATCTTCACCACCCATTCTTCAGGTACCAAAGCATGGTACTCCTTTTAAATTACATATAGCCGCTGAAGAGGGTGTTATTGGGGCTGTTTTGACTCAAGAGACCGAAGGAAAGGAGCACATTGTTACTTATGTAAGTAGAAGGCTATTGGATGCCGAGACAAGGTACACCTTTATCGAGAAGTTGTGTTTATCACTATATCATTCTTGTACCAAGTTGAAGCATTATTTATTATCAAATACTTGCATAGTGGCTTGTCAAACCgacataattaaatacatgttgcaaaAGCCTATTTTGAGTGGTAGAATCGGCAATTAGGAATATGCTCTCATTGAATATGATCTGATTTATGAACCGTTAAAATCAATGAAGGGGCAAGTCATAGCCGATTTTATCATTGAGCATGGAATTGATGAGCAACTTGATTTAAATGTCGGTTATACCACTGTTACCCCTTGGAAGttgcactttgatggatcgGTTTGCAAAGGAGGTTGTGGCATTGGTGTGGTGCTTATTTCACCAAGCGAGGCTATTTTTGAGTTTCTTAGCCGATTGGATCACAAGTGTACCAATAATCAAACTGAATATGAGGCTTTGCTATTCGGTTTGGAAATTTTATGAGAGACGGGGGTGAaacatgttgaagcttatggtgATTCCTTACTGGTGATACCACCAAGTATCCAAGGTATGCCAATGTTTGGATGGGTTTTTAAATGCCTATCTTGATGTCTGGACATCATATCTTGTATGGATGAATTTACTATTTGTCATGTACCACATGAGGAGAATCTGAGGGCTAATGCTCTGGCATAGCAAGCGTCTGGCTATAACATCCAAAAAAGGAACTTTCATGAAAGAAAGCCGATGCTTAGTGAAGCCGAGTGTTATGTCCTGGAGGGACCGATCCAACCGGCCTAACTGGTCCAACCAGTCTGACCGCTCAGCcagccggtctgaccggcctgtCTGGAGAAAATGCCACTTCGACCATGGGCCGTCCAAAATTTGCTAAGGACGAAGTGGATGATTGGAGGACGCCTCTGATTAATTATTTATAGGATCCTAAGTGCTCAGTTAACAGAAAGGTCCAACGGTGGGCGCTCAAATTCACTTTGGTGGAGGGTGAATTGTATcatcggacgattgatggatTGCTTTTAAAGTGCTTGGATACTGATCAGGCCAGATTAGCTATGGCAGAGGTGCATGAAGGAGTTTGTGTTACACACGAATCGGCTCGTATGATAAAGTGGCTCCTTAAGCGAGCTTGCTTTTATTGGCCTAATATGATAGCCGATTGCTTTCGTTACTACAAGGGTTGTGAAGAATGTCAGAAGTTCAGGGATGTTCAGTTGGTTCCTGCTTCATCGATGCATTCAATTATAAAGCCGTGGCCATTTAGAGGATGGGGATTGGATTTTGTTGGTAAGATTCATCCTTCTTAATCAAAGGGACATTATTTTGTGAatgtggctactgattattttaCTAAGTGGACTGAAGCAATTCCCCTAAAAAATATGACACATTGAGAGGTGATTGAGTTTATTAAGGAGCATATTATACACAGATTTGTTATTCCACAGACTTTGACTACATATCAAGGAATTTCATTCATATCTAAGGAAGTGCGAGAGTTTGTGGGGTCTTATGGCATTAAATTACTCAATTCatctccttattatgctcaagccaatggtcaagccgagtctagcaacaagatcttgataaagctcatcaagaagaagatcgTTCGCCACCTCAATGCAACCCTAGGTTTGCCACCTCTaacggggtccctcccgaggtggtgCTTCTAGGTTTTCGTGATGTCCCTATGAGGACCGGTCTAACCGGCCtgcctgaccggtctgaccgaccAGGGGTAGAGACTTCAACGAGGTGATTGCTTGGTGCACGTGCGAGCTAGCGCAAGTCGTCTGTTGACTGGAAAAGGCGTGAACAATATGATTACATGGAAAGGTCAGAAGTAGTGAAATGTGAGCTTTCCACAGATTTCTACGTCAAGGTCacaaaaattacccacctgccatcGTTTATGTTGCAAACCGGTCATTTTTCTTTCCTCAGCTCTATCTCCATCTACGCCGTCTCCCTCTCCTCAAGTGCACCCGAGCTATGGCTGGTGCACACCCCTCTTCCTGCTAGAGCAAATGGCCATCACCACAACGATCTCCACGCCAAGCTGAAACCCCATCGTTGGTCCTTGACATCTCTACGTTGCCAGAGCGTAGCTGCCCATGAAGGACCACTAGTAGAAAACTTGGCATTAGTCCCCGTTGGTAGGCCTCAAATCTCTCTAAAATCCATCCGAGATAAACTTTTCGAGATGaaagggggctctttagtccccaTTCAACCGGGACTGAACactccctttagtcccagttggtgttaccaaccaggactaaaaagtTTAAAAAAACCATGCCCACCGGcccccgctccgcctccgcctcccccatgcgccgccgctgcgcccggcctccacctttgcctcccccgcgcgccgcccccaTGCCTAGCCTCTGCCTTTGCCTCCTCACGCCTAgcctctgcctcctcctcccccgcgcaCCGTTGCCCGCCCTCGCCccactgccgctcctcactgctagtgagtggcgagcagagggggaaggggaggggcagcagggggagggggcggccacCCATgccggagggagaggaggaggaggatgaagaaagggagaggagcagAAGAAAGACATGTGTGCATGGAGAAGAAAGACTTGTGCGCTGGGAGTAGATAAGGAGCTATGCGGTTGGAGACCTGTGAGGATAATTAATGTGGAGAGGGGGGCACAGGGAAGgacgttttgtcccggttggtagttcCAACTGGGAATAaattttttgtcccggttggaattaccaactagGACAAAAAGGGGGCACCCATGCCAGATCTATACAACCAGAACTAAAGCCCCTCTCGTCGATGTCCTTTCGGTGCCTTATTTTTTGACCCATGACTAAATCCACTTTAGTTACAGGCCAAAtattaaccgggacaaaagaggtgGATGGAAGgtaagttctctactagtggaccGCGCCGGACTAGAGCCAAGTGCCGCTGGAGCTCGCCTGGCTGATTCACCACGACCACTGCCTGTCCAAGCCAGAAGAAGACGTTGCAAGCTTCTTGAAGTTGAGCTGCACCTGCTCCGCCGGTTCGACGCCATCGATTCGCCACTGGAGGAGCCTCGCCGCATGAAGTTGAGCCAGCCTCTGTCTTCACCGCCCGCTGCCGATTCCGGCCATCTCTGTGAGCCTCCCACCTCAGTGAGCAGTTCCACAAGGTCCCCTGTTACTCCTCTCCCCGATGCGCCACCCGTCAGAACCCATAGGCCCCCTAATCGCTGGTGATTTAATCGCCCAGAGTGCCGCCTGACCGCCATGGCCATTAGAAGTTCCCAAGATTTTTGGGATTAGGTCCCTTGGTGATCCTGTAATGTTTAGAAACACTCAATCCTACCATTCCAAAAGCTAGGTTGTCAAACGGTGTTAGCTTTCTTTCGGAAAGCGACCCTTCTTGGGAGTAAAAGCCAAAAGGCAGTTTTCTAGAAAGCTTGGAAAGctaaagctcaaacaaatacgGCCTTAAAATGGATGGTTAGATCTTCCTAACGAGTTGTATAAGGCACCGTAAATGACTTCTTGAATATTGGGCTTACCTACGTGATTATAGTGCAGAAACCAACCTTGCAGGAATGGAGTCAACAATGACGTGTCCTATGCAACACTGACGTGTCCAGGAAGATGCGGTCCAGTTGACGCAGCCAAGATGGACCGTTACACGTTGATCCATTGTGAGCTAGCCCACTCGCTTCACTAGCAGCAACCTCTATAGAAGGAGATCAATACCGGAATAGAGCAATCTGCACAAGACCACAAGTAGTTAACTAAGCATTGCAGCCAGTTATTAGCAACTAGTGACTACTAAACATCCAGCGTGTAGGATGGCTGCAAGCAAGGCTATTGTTGCTAACAAGGAGGCCTGCGGCGCCTTTGAACCTTGTTTATGGGGCGACTTCTTTGTGAATTACACTCCTACCTCATCACAGGCATGAATTTATGATTTTATTGTAGTTGGCAGCATGTTATAATATTTAGCTCTTTAGTTATATTGTATTGTATAACAAGCAGAGGTCAGAGGAGTGgttgagagagaggagggagcaaCTCAAAGGGGAAGTGTGCCAGAAGTTTGAGGCTGGAAAAGCCATGAGCGTGGCAGACACGGTGAGGTTGGTACGGTGGACAAGCTCGAACGCTTTGGTATAGATAATCATTTCGTCAAGGAGGTTGAGGAGGCCTTAGACCGTGTTCACGATGAGGAGCTGGACTTTGGCAGCTCCAATGACTTGGATGTTGTTGCCCTCCGGTTTCGTCTTCTTAGGCAACATGGCTTTTTTTGGGTATCTGCAGGTAATAGAAATCAAAAGCTAACAAAAGCTGATCAGTTATGCTCGATCACTATTCTTTCACATGTTCCTctgtttttctccttttttttcttgttgccACCCTATAACCTATATACGTTGAAAACTGTTTAtcatacaattttttttgttaagaTTTAATTTGAATATATACATATGTGCATACAGATGTATTCGACAAATTCAGAGATGACGAAACCGGTAGTTTCAACATAAATCTAAGCAATGACCCGAGGGGCCTACTTAGCTTGTACAATGCTGCTCACATGGCGGTACCTGGTGAGACGATCTTAGATGATGCTATCGCCTTCACTAGGCGCCATCTTGAGGCTGCAAAAGGCAAGCTTACATCTCCTATAAAGGAACAAGTTTCGCGTGCCCTTGAGATTCCGCTCCCTCGTTTTATGCGGCAACTAGAGGCCATGCATTATATTACTGAGTATGAGAAAGAAGAGCCACACGACATCATGATGCTCGAGCTCGCAAAGATTAACCTCAACCTTCTTAGGAGTGTCCACCTCAAGGAGCTTAAGGACCTCTCACTGTAAGTTGATACATATGTTAGTTCTTTCACCCTATTTGTTCATTGTTCATTGTCTTCACTAACAAGGTGGGTCAACTAACTAATTCCATGGGAAGATGGTGGAGGGATCTCTGTGACAGTGTGAAGCACTTCTACAGCTCTGTGACAAGGTGTCATCCATATGGGGAGGAAAGCTCTGCTGCGCGGATCATACTTACCAAGGTGTTTGGGTTGTTGGTCCTGATTGATGACACATTTGATGTGCGCGCCACCTTTGAGGAGTCCCAAATGTTAGATGATGCCTTGCAAAGGTAGGATAATACCTCTATTAATTATATGCTTTTTGTAAATGAACAATCAAGTTTTATCGTATATATATCTCACTGATAATAATATGTAGATGGGATGAGAGCATGGTTTCTCTTATACCAGAATACCTACGCATGTTCTACATCAAAACATTGAGTAACTTCAATGAAATTGAGGATACTTTGGAACCGTACGAGAAGTACCGCATGGCTTATGTCAAAAAAGAGGTACCTTGTTATCTTATAGTCAACTAACAGCTATGAAACTTTTAtagaaacataacaaacataaACTGTGGTTTAGATCTCCTCCCAATTTTATTAATCCCAACTTATTTGTGTACAATGTTTTTTTATTGTGCAGTACCAATTCCAATCAAAAAGTTCCATCCAACAGGCTAAATGGTTCAATGAAAACTGCACGCCCAGCTTCAAAGAACATCTAGACGTGTCACTTATGGCGACGGGTTTGCCGTTGTTGTTCTTCACAGCTCTAATGCGTGCAGGCCAAGCGATAAACAACGAGGCATTTGAGTGGGCATTTGACATGCCTGACATGTTTTATGCCAATATAGAAGTGTGGGTCGCTTCCTCAATGACATTGCTTCTTACAAGGTAATATATCGAGTTCAAATAATAGTCTATCTATTTTTAAATATTTGACACCATTACCTTTTCATTCTTTTGACTATTCATCTTTTgtataaacataaacatatgaTGTACGATTAAATTAGAGCACTTTTGATGAGAGGTCTAGTGTAGCTTAATTATTTCGCTGTACTTAATGAATTAATTCAATAACCACCTTAGAATGTATTTGGATCATGGAGGTATTTATAAGACCACTGTTGTTATTTTTATTGATAACAAATAATTAGAAAAACAATGGACAGACATGCAGTACATTCCAAACCACTTTAACTGTTTGACATCACAAACAGCAAAAAACCTACTACTTGCTTGTATTGCATTGGAAAAATATGACATCATAAAGAGTACTAACTAAAGGATTTAATACCaagtggaggcttcacccggtactggAGGGTCACCTCtaagtaccggttggagccaccaacccgCGGAATCCCAAACTTGAATCTGGTACTAAtgcccctctagtaccgggttCAAATGGGACCGGTACTAATGATAGGGACAGGAGGTCATATTTCTATTAGTGCCGGTTGGATCTCTATGTTACTGCATATGCACACACCTAACATCACAAATACACGTATCTTTGCGCGCAGCAAGGGAAGTGCGACAAGGATGTGGCCAGCACTGTGGAGTGCTACATGAGGGAACACGGCACGACCAGGGAAGAGGTGGTGGCAGCGATCGCCGGGATGGTGGAACATGCGTGGAGGAGGATAAACAAAGCTTGCATAGAGGTGAAACCTGCAGTAGAGCCGGTAGTGAGATGTTTGCTGAACACGACGAGGGTGCTAGAGGCCTACTACCTTCATGGACGGGACGGCCTCACCTATGGCCGTGACCTCAAGGAGCTCATCACCTTCCTCTTTCTCAAGGACGTCCATGTCTAAGTTTGTTACTTGCATCAGTACGACATATATATACTGTACTGCATATATATGCTTGTGtcgagaaaaataaaaaaatggtgCCATATAATAAAAACAAATGGATACATTTTAAGGGTAAGTAATTTATTTTCTCTTAtttgtattttatttattttattttcaacaCATACTACTCAGTTTGAAAGACAAATATTAACCAAAAGAtttatgataaaaaaaagatagcAAGTTTATGAGATGTCATACTAGGGATGCCGTAGCATCTATGAAATGCACACTACCCTAAAATACCCAAATAAAGAGATTATATAAAATATACTTAATTTAAACTAAAAACAGGATTAGAGCATGAAAACAATATTTGAGCTGAACTGGCCAAACGATTTCTCA containing:
- the LOC101765119 gene encoding (-)-germacrene D synthase-like, producing the protein MGSTTDIDKDNIIAASMEDLSEEEQWNIIALQEYVKNYCLLGVKKDRKGKTTRMQYFEMPAIKMKDHMIEEVCDRSEEWLRERREQLKGEVCQKFEAGKAMSVADTVEEALDRVHDEELDFGSSNDLDVVALRFRLLRQHGFFWVSADVFDKFRDDETGSFNINLSNDPRGLLSLYNAAHMAVPGETILDDAIAFTRRHLEAAKGKLTSPIKEQVSRALEIPLPRFMRQLEAMHYITEYEKEEPHDIMMLELAKINLNLLRSVHLKELKDLSLCHPYGEESSAARIILTKVFGLLVLIDDTFDVRATFEESQMLDDALQRWDESMVSLIPEYLRMFYIKTLSNFNEIEDTLEPYEKYRMAYVKKEQGKCDKDVASTVECYMREHGTTREEVVAAIAGMVEHAWRRINKACIEVKPAVEPVVRCLLNTTRVLEAYYLHGRDGLTYGRDLKELITFLFLKDVHV